The following nucleotide sequence is from Gouania willdenowi unplaced genomic scaffold, fGouWil2.1 scaffold_98_arrow_ctg1, whole genome shotgun sequence.
TTAATGGTGTAAATTGGTTAAAGAATGACCAAGCAGTTAAAGTTCTTAATTGTATGTgtgaaatgagaacctgcaaactccacagaaGAGGAGGactggtgatgaagaggaggagtgatgatgaagagttcAATGGtatgatggcgaaggattttcctgtgtcattattgctagactaatgctatgttaaatagtttttaagctacaacaaatatataaatcatCATCTATGTTAATACTAaatcaaaatacagtaaatacactgTTGACATAAATAACAATGTTttcacactttttcaatgtgtgagaaaatacataaattaataactaatataagaggaaaaaaagggaCAGATATTAAATAAGTAAATAGTTTATTcaggtattattattttttttctcacacattgaaaaagtgttaaaacatAGTTATTCATGTCAAcagtgtatttactgtattcttAGTTAGTATTGACATAGTTGATCATTTataaatttatgttttagttaatggtggcaaataaataaaataatcatatttccgtgtttctttttatttccacttttatttaacaatctatatttaatgtgtttaaatatagaaatattatATGAATATTTAATATCTGTCAATTTTGTCCCCTTATATTAATTGATGTGTacgtcatttttaatgttcctttttgttatttttcacatttatttacttaataatttatttattttctcacacattgaaaaagtgttaaaacatTGTTATTCATGTCAACAGCgtatttactgtgttttttataTAGTATTGACtaataattgatcatttataTATCTATGTTTTAGTTAATGgtgccaaataaataaaataacaatcaatatttctgtgtttctttttatttccacttttatttatcaatctatatttaatgtattaaaatatataattattaattaattaattaattatattaattgatttgtatgtaatttaaaattttcctttttgttatttttaacattcatttaattattcttttttttaattttttttctcacacattgaaaaagtgttaaaacatTGTTATTCATGTCAAcagtgtatttactgtatttttattttgtattgacaTAGTTGATAATttatccatttatgttttagtttaaaaactatttaacatagcattagtctagcaattgtattaacctagcattagcattatttagagttagcattaagctaacattaattttaacctagcattagctagcaataagttatatatttatgttttagttaatgttgccaaataaataaaataattacatttctgtgtttcttttttatttccgctttttttttaatcaaactatatttaatgtatttaaatatggaaatatttataatttatacatttaacttttagtttaaaaactgtttctaTCAGATTTTCATGATTGAAAAAAgatttgaagacattttaattgcatttaaatAGTAAACACATTTGTTGTAAAATTCTGATCCGCGATTGGAGCGTTTTTACGCACACTGCACTGTGCTGCACTGTGATTGGTTGGTCAGGTTCAGGTCGAATCTATAAATGGCCCCTGCCGTCAGTCACACGTTGTCTTCAGATTGATTTCCATAGTGAAGTTTATCTCGATGACTCTACCAATATCTGGCTACACATCTCCTATAAGGACTTGTCACTGGATATTGATCACCAACAACTTTGGACTACCTTTTCCACCCTTGCATTGCCAGAAACCTAGGACTTTCAAAGCGGTAAGTAAACTCTGACTGAGCCATtgatgctaagctaatgattaaggtgtgtgtgtgtgtgtgtgtgtgtgtgtgtgtgtgtgtgtgtgtgtgtgtgtgtgtgtgtgtgtgtgtgtgtgtgtgtgtgtgtgtgtgtgtgtgcgcgcgcctGCCTTCTCACTAGGCCTTGAACATGTGTGCAGGCCTCAGCCAgttatgctaagctaatgattGTGGCGCAGACACATGgcgcgtgtgcatgtgcgtgcgtgcggtgtgtgcatgtgcgtgcatgcggtgtgtgagtgcgtgtgcgtgcgtgccttCTCACTAGGCCGTGAACATCTGAGCAGGCCTCAGCTAgttatgctaagctaatgattGAGTCACGTATGTGCCCGCCCGCTCGCACAGGGAGCGTGCACGTGCCTCCTTGGCACCGTAATTGTTTGAGAGTAATGTGCCTCTGTCATTACAGTAAAGAAAAAGAGCCTTTAACGTggctttaaaatgtttacattggatgttgacttcagctctgctctGAAATTCTAATAtatcaatgaaacaaaaaatttgatggttaaaaagaaaattaaaaaaaaaacaaaacctcctTTTGTAATCACAGGCTTTCTCTCTGCGCCCGtaggctcctcccactgaccaGTCTGTTTTTTCTACAATAGCAATTTGCTCCTCTCCGTGTAGGTTtatccaacactattttgaagtcaacacaacaTATCGTCTATCAACTAGAGCTGttggcgtagttatggcgaaggattttcctgtgtcatgataggcccctcccacttttcacagcctgctctatttgccatagcaatgtgcttccatctaataagattcatcctacagtgttttgaagtcaacacgacatgtcatCTTGccgctagggctgggcgatatggctttaaaaaaaaaatctccgatTTTTCCATACCAAACCCGATTTTCGATTTTAATcgattaatttttttctatttaaaaacaaactacaacTGACAAAGAAATTGCTCAAAACAAATGTGCTCTTTATTTTGTTCTGATTTTCCTTTATGCAGTTTAATCTACATTTCCCCTTGGGGCAACAGGAAACAAGCCTTAAAACGTGCTTGTAAACGACATAGCAGGCCCTGCCATTGGAAAGAGTGAAAATGCAGCTTATCAGTTTTCTAATAACTTCACGTACAATGACACAATGCACCTTCAAAATAActtagaatataaataaaattgtgtgTCCCTTTTTGGTCAaataaatgtagcaaaaatgactaaattagAATACAAAAACAGCAGTTGTATTCATAAAGTgcaaacaaaactttaaacagTTTTCCTGAATTCCTGAAAttgtaaacaaaatgaaaaaacctgCATCCATTACTTTAGTTTAACATTCTTCTTTTATGCATTTAAGCCAAGAAGACAAGCCTGTCTACTACCTCTGGCTTGAGGCATGCCCAGTTACATGTAACTTATAGTGACACAATGCACCttcaaaataacttaaaatataaataaaattgtgtgtccattttttgtcaaataaatgtagcaaaaatgacaaaattagaATACAAAAACAGCAGTTGTATTCATAAAGTgcaaacaaaactttaaacagTTTTCCTGAATCCCTGAAattgtaaacaaaataaaaaatctgcatCCATTACTTTAGTTTCATTcttcatttatgcatttttagccAGGAAGACAAGCCTGTGTACTACCTCTGGCTTGAGGCATGCCCGGTTACATGTAACAATGCCCCCTCCCACACTGAAAAGCCTCTCTGATGGGGCACTTGTTGCAGGGACAGACAAGTATTTTTTGGCCAGATTACTGAACCTTGGGAAGTTTGGTTCGTGACGCTTCCACCACGGAAGTGGTTCAGTGTCTGGGTCTACCTCAGGGGTCAGTAGGTAGGTTGCCAGTTCTGTCTCTACTTTCAGTGCCTCTGATTGGTGAGAAGATGGCTCTGGTTCTGGCACTTTCTTCTTGAAGAAAGCAGCTAAAGCCATTTTCTTATTGGGTGGAGACTGTGCTTCTCTTTGGCACACATGCACAGCAGGACCAGGCTGCTGTGGTTTGATTTTCTCAGCAGGCAGAGACATCAGCTCAGTGACGGCTCTTTTCTTGACCTGTTCCACCTTGTCTGGGTCAATGTAGGTGGTACGGAACCTGGGGTCCATCAGTGAGGACATATCCAAAAGTTCATTCTTCACAGGGTCACTGTATTTGTCATCAAGGTACcgcattatgtttatttttattgtcttagTGAGTTCAGTGTCCTCCTCCACTGGCTGTAGGAGATTTGTTTTGAACAAATGCAGCACCGGTTTAATGTAGGAGACACTGACATAAGCCTCCCCGGACAGGGCGTCTGTAAATTCTTGGAGTGGTTTGACAGCTTTATTTACAGACTCTAAAACCTCAATATCTTGCCAAGTGGGCACAAGATGACGGCTTTTCTTGTCGGACCCCAGGACACGAACTATGGCCTTCTCCTGTTCAagaaatctctcaatcatttttTGACGTGAACCCCATCTTGTCGGGGACTCTGTTACCAGCTGATGAGTGGGTAGACCAAGCTCAGCCTGTACTTCACCCATCTCTCTTCTTTTTATCCAACTATAGGAAAAGGCAGCAACTGCCTTTTTACAAACTCCAATGGCACGATCGATTCGCGGGTCCTTCACACCATTCTCTGtataataaagaaagaaagaaaacacagcATTGTCAAAACAAGTCTTTTTCACATTTCCACGTTCTTAATGCACACTGAAGGCGTACCCACAcacgtggacacacacacacatacacaccattatgattaattttttatttcataaaattgcatTAACCCTTTAATGCATAGTGTCCACTAGTGTCCACCTAAAGGCTGTTTTCCAGTATCTGCATGGGTCAGGATGGTAAATTAGCAAATTAACCACTTCACTGGACATTAGTGAGTCATTCAATACACTGCCCACTCACTGAAAAGTAGATAGTTTAAAAT
It contains:
- the LOC114461130 gene encoding zinc finger BED domain-containing protein 4-like, with amino-acid sequence MQPYMSLTVHFIDNWTLRSVCLQTAYFPEDHKGETIAHGLKYALSSWNLDEKRLTCMTTDSGTNIIKALRVNEWPNLQCFGHKLHNAIENGVKDPRIDRAIGVCKKAVAAFSYSWIKRREMGEVQAELGLPTHQLVTESPTRWGSRQKMIERFLEQEKAIVRVLGSDKKSRHLVPTWQDIEVLESVNKAVKPLQEFTDALSGEAYVSVSYIKPVLHLFKTNLLQPVEEDTELTKTIKINIMRYLDDKYSDPVKNELLDMSSLMDPRFRTTYIDPDKVEQVKKRAVTELMSLPAEKIKPQQPGPAVHVCQREAQSPPNKKMALAAFFKKKVPEPEPSSHQSEALKVETELATYLLTPEVDPDTEPLPWWKRHEPNFPRFSNLAKKYLSVPATSAPSERLFSVGGGIVTCNRACLKPEVVHRLVFLAKNA